DNA from Biomphalaria glabrata chromosome 14, xgBioGlab47.1, whole genome shotgun sequence:
ttgTTTgagataacaaataaaataattaattaccaatagttaattaataaactaattggttattttataaaactgattcttgtgttggcatATAAATGAAATGGTtgcgcaaagtttcagcttaatccgagatagggtgtcggagaaatagtGTGGTCGAGAaaccaagtacgcttgaacttggcttagctacctatgaaggggccttgaggttcgacacctgactcaagcagagttgtgtttactgagcgcctaaaggcagcacggaaaaaaaaatctcccagataccctctcccccaactggtccacaaatgagattggaccgtaCGTATATCACATGCCTCCTCATCAGACGTgcttaaccactctgctagtgaggtacttatgactggagaagattgtatagttatatatctTTTAGAGCGATGACctctaaaggggactaattcagcttatacttgTTTgagataacaaataaaataattaattaccaatagttaattaataaactaattggttattttttaaaaatgattcttgtgttggcaagtacgcttgaacttggcttagctacctatgaagggggctcgaggttcgacacctgactcaagcagagttgtgtttactaagcgcctaaaggcagcacaggaaaaaaaaaactcccagATATCCTGATGGTAAAAAATTGCCAATTtttgtcattaatttttttaaaataaattaagtaaattaattgATTTACCTGATGCTGATAATGGATCTATATTTCCAGCAGTAAGGGAGGTAGTAAAATCATCTCCCTTATAATCTAATGATACCTGTTGGCCCACACATTTATTAGGTTGAAACTGTCagatgaaagcaaaaaaaacaaaaacaaatgcaatTAAATATGCCTTttactatttctattttatcatggccacaaaaaaaaaactacaattcAATTTAATGAAATAACTAGGGAAAAGTTCTGGTAGTTTCATATCCTCCCTGTACTTTTAAAGGGAAAAGTTCTCAGCTTCAATCCCTTGTCTGCAGAATTAATGTTTAACTAAACAAAGAACTTTTATTTAATCTCAGATTTACATGTTCCCATAACAAAACTAACagaatttttgtattttataatatatagtcAAACTCACATTATGAGTCTATTTTAAAGGGAAATGGATTCTCTTGTTTATTTAATCCACAAATATAGAAAAATCACAAAactaaattcattttgtcaCTTAAAATCTCATAAAAGAATAGTAAATGAACTAAgacattatattattaatagttATCTCCAAGTCTCGTAAAAATAGACAGTATCTAGTTTTCGAccaaaacaaataacacatctgaatttttttttttttaaagtagaaccAAAACATTTAACATTAGAGATGGTGAAATTAATACCATATACCAAGTTATTCTCTGAGAGTCAGAGCTAGGGAGGTTACTCCCAGGGAATAAGGCTGCACTGAAAGTGTTAAGTACCTGACAACAATTGACATTTATCTCAACACATAACTAAATCCTATAACTCAGCGGTTCAACCTTTTAAGGTCGGCGACTCcttttagaatcccccactctgacgcgaccccctaacacacccacacacacaaagcaatagaagaatagacaagaacaatctatattttcgatggtcttaggcgacccctggcaatttGTCTATTGACCCCCAAGAGAACCCCTGCTATAACTGAAGCACATATACTTCAGTGGCTAACAAACGCTTTGAActaatttctttttctgttcATTCCTGCTGCTAAGAAAAATCTactaactaattttgtttaatgaCTGCCTTGGTTATTCCAGGAGCACttgaaaaatgttaacttttcaGTTAAACGAAAATGCCTTTTACATATGGAGAGAAATGCATTCTGAgacttttattaaattattaattcaaGTCCTACTGTATAGTCAAAAATCAAGCTATCCATGACAAGAAGGCATGGAAGGTACTAGGAATCAAAAGAATTAAAAggtacaaattttttaaaatcaagaccttaaataaattttatattcaACATATAgcaaaaaaataaccaaaaaccaacaaatgaaaaacaaaaagaatcgGTACAAAAGAATAATGCTATGCAAGATACATATGTAAAGTAAATATTGGCAatgccttaaaaaaaattatttaacgaaacatttttatacttttttacaaagttgctagatttctttttttttttttgtgggaaacattctaaaaaaaaaattaattcttaagACAAACCTGAGCTACAAGCTTTGCCCTGAGACGATCAGTAATGGCATGGATGATATTAGCATTCATGTTACCACTAGAGTCAATATCTCCCAACATGACTGGAAATGACTGCATGAAAATAGAAacttataaaaattaatatttgaacCTAATAAtgagactataaaaaaaaaattctgaaaaatgtatacacacactTGATTTATACAtttctagttttaaatttatttttgtatgaaatCTAGCACAGGGATTACCTCAGTGGGTGAAATTTGTTTAAGACCTATGTATGTTGCACCAAAGCGGTATACAGATGGAGAGAAAGTACTAAGAGTCATGGTGTGACTAATCTGGAAATGACTGCTCAATCCTTTAGCTATTATAACTTTGGCTCCTTCAAAAACTTGAGGAAATAGTTCTGTAACAGAAGATCATATataatttacacacacacaaataatagTATTGCAACAAATTTTTGAGTTTTGCACAATGAATATTAAAAACTTAACAGTGTAACAATACTATAGTTTTGATATGGAAATGTGGACATACATACTAGTTAAATCTCAAAATGATCTATCGTAGAGTCTTATATCTGAGCAACAAGTTTTGGGACCTAGGAgaaatttttagtttatttttttatttagtgatggtttaacataaaaaaacaacaactgaaagcagattcctCTACTACAACTAATGGACAATAAAAATAACTGTGTTCCTATCACTATCCACAATtacgattttattttaaaatataaattgtgtCACTTCATTCCTCTACACCAGGGGTGAGCAAATTACTGCCCACGGGCCACAtgcggacacctacagaaatcagttgTGGCCACAGAttacacataatgataatgctgtgatgtaaaaagattgtaaaatattcgtaaaattagttcaagaaatttCTAACTCTTGTAATTCCTCAAATggggagtttaaaaaaatgaaatataaatgtataatacagtataaatgtgaattaaaagacattataaacAGTTGAGTTAGCTAGCTTATTTTTCTAAATTGTAAGtacatattatatagatctagtctatgtagaatataataatatatgcgGCTCCCCATTCAATCAATCAATGGGCCattgttaaatttaatttttttttcggccctcgatagaaaaaggttgcccacctcTGCTCTACACTGAActcagtttttgtgctttcctTTTCACTGAACACTCCTCACTATGTGACTATCACGGTAAAACGGTACTGTAGTGTAACTTTCTTGAGACtttcttaaagggaaactccgatggttttgacaatttttgatataatatgtgttttgatttacagataatgaatatattcttcttttttttaaatttgcaataataatttagtaattgatgtttttccgacgtaattttcctgcgcatccaaaacagtcagactttcaccagGTTTCTATTTGACGTCACAAAGGTGTTTTAATCTactgacttattgtataacaggagaccatacagcaaagtttacattctcgtaaaagaaatatatctttgtctatgcagttagatctaggatcttgtaagcaaagaaaaaatgcgtattaaaagtagatttacatgtgtattttctcgccagaccactcaacacacaacaaacactatcgcttgcttgtcttgtcatgaccgactacacgtagtctcgactagccttacactgaccagcttgttcgaatcattcagacacacgatctatttacttcttgggatagggagaggcttagatgaaaatgtggcttttttttcttgagttggttatcctaatgcttttggatctatctatacatgtttatattttatatatataactgtatcatagctctggactaggccatcactaagcctaacagctactgtaagaatgaagcgataccattggttaaatcaagtttctctttcagtattgtttagggaagtgacgcatgaaataacttaaaacaaaatctcgcagaaccccgtttttttgggggcgtgaagaattttctgtctaatttattaaatataaaattttctgagcatttaaataaaaaatgatataatgtttactattacaactttttacgcagaatttaaataaatcaataactaacatttgaaaaactatcggagtttccctttaaattaattaaaattaaagtatttaaagtatctaatctagacttctagacctagacattctaattctagatctacaaatctACACATTTTTCGTCATTCAAAAGATTTAATATCagaatatagattatagatctacatctagttatTCATTAAGCCTGCCTTTAGTTTGCTTGTGTAGATCTTCGTAAAGTCCTGGATTAGTGTCGGGTTCATTTCCAGTCCCTGCTGTTTCTTTGGGTCTTGCTTTTGGAATTTCAGTTGGAGGTCCGGGTGGTAACAAAGGTGGTGCTGGTAAATCTACAGAGGATTTAGTCGACTCGGCTGCAGACACGTTACCCATGATTATGATCTGATGATGTCGTTATAttaatatgaatgtttataaaaagaaaaagtaacggTGTTTATCTACTGGGTTTGATAACCTTCAACCGGACGCCATGTGCAAgttagaaaagaaacaaatgcgTTGCGCATGACAATTATGAAACAACTTCcgagcaaataaaaaaattgtcgaTCGTTGATCTGAACCAAAAGATGTTTTCCGAGGCAAAAAcctaatataaaaatagtttaaacaatgaaaactGTCCGTAATAATGTACTTGGCCACCCATATTTTTCTGAATTAATCTCTATGTCTAGGTATGCCTGGTATGGTCATATTGACTATGTGAAATTTGAAGAGATCCATTTACGAATGCCATCAAGCaaaaaagatcccgaaattaatcTGTcctcaccaagattcgaacccagtttccccggttcggaaaccaagcgctttgccgctcagccGCAGCTTCTCCGAAGAACGCTGAGCATAAGTGTTAATTGTGATTGATGGGTATTGGACTGTTAAAGTTAAGTTATGAGTCATAAGGTTTTGCCTACGGCCAAATGCAGTTGCAGTTGGCCAGAAGCTGTTACGGAGAGTTGCAGAAGGTCCAGAAAGTCAAGGAACCTGGCAACAAATTTGTGTTAAAGACAGCCGAAtcttgtttttgtaaagacagtggaTGGTCAGGGAAGAGCAGATGACCCAGCGGACATTTAGAGCAAAGGGTGGACTAAGAGACTAAGAAGTTATGAGTCATAAGGTTTTGCAGACGGCCAAACGCAGTTGCAGATGGCCAGAAGCTGTTACGGAGAGTTGCAGAAGGTCCAGAAAGTGCATGGAACCTGGAAACAAATTTGTGTTAAAGACAGCCGAAtcttgtttttgtaaagacagtagATGGCCAGGGAAGAGCAGATGACCCAACGGACATTTAGAGCAAAGGAACGAGTCACATTGACAATCATATTGACCTTTATACTAATTCACAGACTTTGTATCTATTTAAAAGAGTGTGTTTAAAGATCTTCATCTCATTCTTGTAGAAGAGAGgattctattatatatatatatatatatatataggcctatatagtccATGGTAATATCCACAGTCATAATTTTGCTTGCGATCCTTTTAATAGTGCAAAAACTTGGGGGAAAATACGAGGCCCCCTTTAGACTCAATGCTTTGTGCTATCGCACGGTTTGCACAATATTAAGTCCGGGCTAAAAGGGAAAGTGCTAGTTAAGATCACTAGTGATACTCCATCAGTCTAACACAAACTGAGATCTGAATGTACTTTTCTGGGGGGCgttttatgtattttatcttatgaaatacagacattacttcaaagaaaaagatgattacgccctacgcatgTCCCTAGGTTatttagtcatgtatgttaatcaatgacttaaattctgccaaatcattggttttcctggctgactaaggcaatccattccatgttctaatagcactattgaagaaggagaatttgtacaaatttgtcctagaataaGGAAAAAGGAATGTACCTttaactttgtgtctttctgagtattttattacgttttgtttttgtatttgaagatagttttatgtataattgctactttacttttaagtcttctatcctgaagggtttctaaatttaatgattttagtaaaggtgttactctaaccAAATgttaatattcgtttgttatgaatctcactttctattttgtgtctgtttccattttttaaatattttcatgaGCTGAGGGTCCAAAACAGAGGATGCTTAttctattttctctctttctctctctctctttctctctctctctctctctctgtaggcctatatattttgtGCCTGTTCCAATTTCTTAGTGTTTTCTTAAGATGAgtggtcccaaacagaggatgcatattctagtatttgtctaaccaaggttaaataacgtttttgttttatgttcttatttgtaaaatttctttaaataaatcataatgcttttttttatttttaaaataatgtcatctagatctatatggggattccaagaatattttttttccaaatcttATATCCATTCACTCTGCCTGGTAAaaagtatgtaggcctacagattatttcttctacacccattatcggatcaagttaaaacttcgtacaattatatattggcatagacaagacatgaatcaattaaaaaaattaatcagttagttatcaattattttgattgatacATCATACCTACatgggaaactaatccttcagtattcacagatatggctaatttttttgggtttagtcccttaaataattgttaacgctatttctctcccacgcattctcgaatcaagttgatactttaaaactttaaacagttatttaatgtaccaaacaaaaaaatgaatcaataaaaaaaataactaattggtcaattatttattggtaattaattattttgtttgatcgagtaagggaaatagcttgtatattattgatatatatagttttaagggcggaaTTCttcccccttagataagcttggttgtttttttttaaaggatttttttaaattttgtttatttattataacacctagctattttgagtttttagtctttTTACCtagaataagataagtggtatCGGTGATATATTTCCATTATGACTTTTTAATACTgatgaaatattaataattaaagtAATATCATAGAGTCATAGAATAATCTCAAcggcccaaaaaaaaaacaaaaaaacttcattTGGATCAGGCAGTGACGTTACTTGCAGGGGCTGCGGGTCGCACAGGGTGACACcgactcagaaagacacaaagatagaggtacatttcttattccttgtgctaggacaaagtcgaacaagtgctccttcttctctagtgcctTTAGAGATTTTGAATGGCTTTcctgaatcaaccaggaaaaccaacgactagCAGAATTTAGTCACTGAatattaacatgtatgactcgAATGTGACTAGatagacacatgaaatgcgtaggacgtaatatctttttttttttaagtaacggtAGGCCTAGTACGTCTGTAATATAAGAAAAATGGAATTTGGTGAGCCCTGAACCACCCACTCCGTTTGGCTACTTACGCCCATATTGTAGCTTACAATACGCAAAATCTTGAGGACGACCACGTGAGGCTACTATTTATCAACGGAGTAAATTTTCTACCaggatatctagattctagatgtagattctagtctaaatctcgcaaaaaaaaaaaacaaaaaaaaacaacaccaccaCCAACAAATAACATGGAAcacagtacaaaaaaaaaaaaaaaaggtacattttaaaatacaaaacacacaaaGGTCTATTTGGCGTAATATTATATGTTAGTCCTCGATACTTATGGCCCTTTTTAAGATGCTCACTCGAAATGACACTGAGACACTGGTAGCTAATCAGTAGGTTACTCATGCACAGAATAAGTATACGGATTATAAGATATATGCTACCCATTATCATTTTGTGTAATTATTTAACCTGTTGCAGTTGTGAAAACGTAAACTAAATAGAAATctgatttaattaaaatattatttactaaaaataataatttatgatTATCGGATGGACTATCTTTATTCACAGTgtgtaaaaatagaaataaaaagtatGGCGGAATGACCTATGCGTATGGATATGGCTTCAGAAAACGTATCTCATCTGGCATTTActcaaataaaataacttttccatcacataaacaaattaaattgaGTTTAACAATATATAGAGACAATCTGGCtgtttttaagaaaatacaattGATACAGTTAATACAAACACCGCGATTGACTGAACTCTATTTTCTTAGTGATGATATGTGATGCGGTTGTATACTCAAACTCAGTAGGCTTTGCAAAAAACATTCTCGGAATGGCTGAAAATTGttgatgttattatttttttcattgatgcCAGTTTTATGTGAATTTTGCCGTAATTAATGATTGTAATCATCTCcaggatttatttttattgctatgaaaacaaaaaagctaaaGAAACTTACATAAGTGTAGCAGTCTAGTCTACTAGTCTAGTAACCAGTCAAGTTTGTTGTGGATGACCCCTTGCTCGATTGTGGAAAGTGTGAGACGGGagctttttagtcttctgtggCTGTGCAGATGCGATTTGGTACATGAATTACGTTTACTGGTATTTTCAAGGAGACCGATTCCCATGCCTCATTTTAGTTCCTCGGAGGCTGTGAAATAACAGAGAATGTCAATTTCTGAGCGGTAAGTGAAGTTGTAAACATGCATGAATCAGAACTATCGGGACCCACCCATTCCCACATTCAGTGACATTCTTGAATCTTGGCCTTGTTGTTGGTGTTAATCATAAATGTTATTAATTTGGAAGTCGGAAGTACAGTATCAAAtctgtctagattctagatccagatctctagactagatctagatatgtctCTACTATACTAAAAAGTCTATTAGTAGATCTCTACATTCTACaactaatctagatatagaatatagatctagaagactcTACTGACTTAACTGACTCTAGATACAATCTGTGTCTTCTTCATGTCTTGACCCTTGACAAGACAGTGGACTAGACTTGACTAGACCTATGCCTATgattctatctagattctagatctagaatagatataagagattctaatctagatctggacTTCTAAACTAAGTAGACTGACTATACAGTAAACATTATACACTGTAATTGTatggatctatatataataatatatatataggaataTAGGACAATATAGAATATAGGTCTATATTATGAGTATCATCTGGACACCTGACaacttataatagatctagaatctagatctagttatctaaCACTCTCGTCAGTCATGTCAATGACCTCACTCAGTCAACTGTGAATCAGCATCCTTGGCATCCAAATGGGTTCTTGGCAGTTATGTAGGATTAAGatcaaacaattaattattattcaagatctagagtagagtcgctctataagttttaaaaaaatataatctgtTGTTAATTT
Protein-coding regions in this window:
- the LOC106058317 gene encoding mitochondrial import receptor subunit TOM40 homolog 1-like, with amino-acid sequence MGNVSAAESTKSSVDLPAPPLLPPGPPTEIPKARPKETAGTGNEPDTNPGLYEDLHKQTKELFPQVFEGAKVIIAKGLSSHFQISHTMTLSTFSPSVYRFGATYIGLKQISPTESFPVMLGDIDSSGNMNANIIHAITDRLRAKLVAQFQPNKCVGQQVSLDYKGDDFTTSLTAGNIDPLSASGLLVGHYLQRVTPNLALGAEIMYQRGQQVPGGEIAIMSLASRFSGEKWQLSANLSPMAGNLHTCFYQRVHDNLQVGVELETSIRMAESTATVAYQIDIPKADVVFRGQLDSNWCIGGVLEKKLAPFPFTLALSGYANHVKSQYRFGIGMIIG